The proteins below come from a single Dinghuibacter silviterrae genomic window:
- a CDS encoding RsmB/NOP family class I SAM-dependent RNA methyltransferase, producing MSRWTRYLERASHVIGTYQGDTPLAPVLKDYFRGERQMGSTDRRIVSDLVYSFYRLGWAVRELPLEERLLLAYWLTRTASSPLLAALRPEWDALVGLTPSEKVAVFDARAAPGPAFPDGIFPWKDALSRGVDPPALALSHLQQPDFYIRVRPGRLDDVMAALKRNGIPFEVIDGPAGAPALRLPAGASLQDLLPPDVDYVVQDLSSQRVGTLLSPVLAAPGGAPRVWDCCAASGGKSIMVKDLYPRARLTVSDIRPSILHNLDRRFAAAGIRYEQALVADLSKPGADPGVFDLVLADVPCTGSGTWSRTPEQLYFFDPEKICEFARLQRAILRRVAPAVVPGGYLLLITCSVFAEENEGNVAFLLQEGLELCQQEVFKGYGQGADTLFGALLRKPARV from the coding sequence ATGAGCCGCTGGACACGATACCTGGAAAGGGCCTCCCACGTGATTGGGACGTACCAGGGCGACACGCCGCTGGCACCCGTCCTGAAAGACTACTTTCGCGGGGAGCGCCAGATGGGATCGACCGACCGGCGCATCGTTTCCGACCTGGTGTATAGCTTTTACCGGCTCGGTTGGGCCGTACGCGAGCTTCCCCTGGAGGAGCGGTTGCTCCTGGCGTATTGGTTGACGCGCACCGCGTCCTCGCCGTTGTTAGCGGCGCTCCGCCCGGAGTGGGATGCCCTGGTGGGGCTGACGCCGTCGGAGAAGGTGGCCGTGTTCGACGCGCGGGCGGCCCCCGGGCCTGCTTTTCCGGACGGCATTTTCCCCTGGAAAGACGCGCTCTCCCGTGGCGTCGACCCGCCTGCCCTGGCGCTTTCACACCTGCAACAACCGGATTTTTATATCCGCGTCCGGCCAGGCCGCCTGGACGATGTCATGGCCGCGCTGAAGCGTAACGGGATCCCGTTCGAAGTAATCGACGGGCCGGCAGGGGCGCCGGCCCTCCGCCTCCCCGCGGGCGCGTCCCTTCAGGACCTTCTTCCCCCCGACGTGGATTACGTGGTACAGGATCTGAGTTCGCAACGCGTTGGTACGCTGTTGAGCCCGGTACTCGCCGCGCCGGGCGGCGCTCCCCGCGTCTGGGACTGCTGCGCCGCCAGTGGCGGGAAGTCCATCATGGTGAAGGACCTTTACCCCCGCGCACGGCTAACGGTATCGGATATACGCCCCTCGATCCTCCACAACCTCGACCGGCGTTTTGCCGCCGCCGGTATCCGGTACGAGCAGGCCCTGGTCGCCGACCTTAGTAAACCCGGTGCGGATCCCGGCGTCTTCGACCTCGTTCTCGCGGACGTTCCGTGTACGGGTTCGGGCACCTGGTCCCGGACGCCGGAGCAGCTTTATTTCTTCGATCCGGAAAAGATCTGCGAATTCGCCCGTCTTCAGCGCGCCATTCTCCGCCGGGTCGCCCCCGCTGTGGTGCCCGGGGGATACCTGCTGCTGATCACGTGTTCGGTATTTGCGGAGGAAAATGAAGGGAATGTCGCCTTCCTATTGCAGGAGGGACTAGAGCTTTGCCAGCAAGAGGTCTTCAAAGGCTATGGCCAGGGGGCAGACACGTTGTTCGGGGCATTGCTACGCAAGCCCGCACGGGTCTAA
- a CDS encoding glycoside hydrolase family 3 C-terminal domain-containing protein yields MGKILIVCLSCLLLNQYTTAQRASIYHKGWIDLNKNGKKDIYEDPTQPIDARIDDLLAQMTLEEKTCQLVTLYGWKRVLKDSLPTADWKNELWKDGIANIDEHLNGFPYSYKTQYQIPMVTDVVAHDKAMNEVQRFFIEDTRLGIPADFTNEGIRNVEAYMTTGFPTQLNMGMTWDQDLVHREGLIEGQEARALGYTNVYAPILDVARDQRWGRLEEVYGEDPYLVARLGVALATGMQDHYQIAATCKHFAVYSANKGAREGMARTDPQVAPREVEDVLLYPWRKVIKEAGILGVMSSYNDYDGVPVSGSRYWLIDRLRVDFGFKGYVVSDSDALEYLFSKHHVAKDLKDAVYQAYMAGMNVRTTFNKPDSIVYYLRALVREGTLPIDTLNNRVRDVLRVKFLVGIFDHPYVEDFDAARATVAAPAHLATALQASRESIVLLKNEDRVLPLSPALHTIAVIGPNADDDDYAHNQYGPTGNKSVSVLRGIEALPGLTVHYAKGCDLVDAHWPESEILPEPLTALEQASIDSAVAVARSSDVAIVVLGGNRPTAGESKSRTDLDLPGHQLDLVKAVAATGKPVVVVLIGSQPMTINWIDRYIKGIVYAGYPGDQGGTAIAEVLWGNYNPGGKLTLTWPRSVGQLPYNFPSKPSAESDAGEHAKIKGLLYPFGYGLSYTQFTYNHLVIQHAGDSLRISADVTNSGDREGDEVVQLYTRDDVSSVTTYEKNLRGFERVHLRPGETRTVHFTLVPDDLKLWNRAMQHVVEPGTFTVMIGASSSDIRLKGSFTITE; encoded by the coding sequence ATGGGAAAAATACTGATCGTTTGCTTGTCCTGCCTGCTGCTCAACCAATATACCACGGCACAGCGCGCGTCCATCTACCACAAGGGATGGATCGACCTCAATAAGAACGGGAAGAAAGACATTTATGAGGATCCCACCCAGCCCATCGATGCGCGCATCGACGATCTGCTCGCCCAGATGACGCTCGAAGAAAAAACGTGTCAATTAGTCACGCTGTACGGATGGAAGCGGGTGCTGAAGGATTCGCTGCCCACGGCCGATTGGAAAAACGAATTGTGGAAAGACGGCATCGCCAATATCGACGAACACCTCAACGGGTTCCCTTATTCCTATAAAACCCAATACCAGATCCCGATGGTCACCGACGTTGTCGCCCACGACAAGGCGATGAACGAGGTACAGCGTTTTTTTATAGAAGACACACGGTTGGGGATACCCGCAGATTTTACCAACGAAGGGATCCGCAACGTAGAAGCTTATATGACCACCGGTTTCCCCACCCAACTCAACATGGGTATGACCTGGGACCAAGACCTGGTACACCGCGAAGGCCTGATCGAAGGCCAGGAGGCCCGGGCCCTGGGATATACCAATGTGTACGCGCCGATCCTGGATGTTGCCCGGGACCAGCGCTGGGGCCGGTTGGAAGAAGTCTATGGCGAAGATCCCTATCTCGTCGCAAGGCTGGGGGTCGCCCTCGCCACGGGCATGCAGGATCACTACCAGATCGCCGCCACCTGCAAACACTTTGCCGTGTACAGCGCCAACAAAGGCGCCCGCGAAGGCATGGCCCGGACAGACCCCCAGGTCGCGCCCCGGGAAGTGGAAGACGTGTTGCTTTATCCCTGGCGGAAAGTCATCAAGGAAGCCGGCATCCTTGGGGTGATGAGCTCCTACAACGACTATGACGGGGTTCCCGTTTCCGGTAGCAGGTACTGGCTGATCGACCGGCTCCGGGTTGACTTCGGCTTCAAAGGGTATGTCGTTTCCGACAGCGACGCCCTCGAATATCTTTTTTCCAAACACCACGTGGCGAAAGACCTCAAAGACGCGGTATACCAGGCATACATGGCCGGGATGAACGTGCGCACCACCTTCAACAAGCCCGACAGCATCGTCTACTACCTCCGGGCGCTGGTACGCGAGGGGACCTTGCCCATCGACACCCTGAACAACCGTGTCAGGGATGTGCTCCGGGTCAAGTTCCTGGTGGGGATCTTCGATCATCCTTATGTGGAAGACTTTGACGCCGCCAGGGCCACCGTCGCCGCACCGGCCCACCTCGCCACCGCCCTCCAGGCCAGCCGCGAAAGCATCGTCCTGTTGAAAAATGAAGACCGCGTCCTGCCGCTGTCCCCGGCGCTGCACACGATCGCCGTGATCGGGCCCAATGCGGACGACGACGACTACGCACACAACCAATACGGACCGACCGGTAACAAGAGCGTCTCGGTGCTGCGGGGCATAGAGGCGCTGCCGGGGCTCACCGTCCATTATGCCAAAGGGTGCGACCTCGTCGACGCCCACTGGCCCGAAAGTGAAATCCTGCCAGAGCCGCTCACCGCCTTGGAGCAGGCGTCCATCGATAGTGCCGTTGCCGTGGCCCGTTCATCCGACGTCGCCATCGTCGTCCTCGGCGGTAACCGCCCTACCGCAGGGGAAAGCAAAAGCCGCACGGACCTCGATCTGCCCGGTCACCAGCTCGACCTCGTCAAGGCCGTAGCCGCCACCGGCAAACCCGTCGTCGTCGTCCTGATCGGCTCACAGCCGATGACCATCAACTGGATCGACCGGTACATCAAAGGCATCGTCTACGCAGGCTACCCCGGTGACCAGGGTGGCACCGCCATCGCCGAAGTCCTTTGGGGCAACTACAACCCCGGTGGAAAGCTCACCCTCACCTGGCCCAGGTCCGTGGGACAGTTGCCTTATAATTTCCCCTCAAAACCTTCTGCCGAATCCGATGCCGGAGAACACGCCAAGATCAAGGGGCTGCTCTACCCTTTTGGGTACGGACTCAGCTATACACAGTTTACCTATAACCACCTTGTCATCCAACACGCCGGCGACTCCCTACGCATAAGCGCGGACGTCACCAACAGCGGTGACCGGGAAGGCGACGAGGTCGTGCAACTCTATACCCGCGACGACGTCAGCAGCGTGACGACCTACGAGAAAAACCTCCGGGGTTTTGAGCGCGTTCACCTCCGTCCCGGCGAAACCAGGACCGTTCACTTCACCCTCGTCCCCGACGACCTCAAGCTCTGGAACCGCGCCATGCAACACGTTGTAGAACCCGGTACCTTTACGGTGATGATCGGGGCTTCTTCTTCGGATATCCGGCTTAAGGGCTCATTTACCATCACCGAATGA
- a CDS encoding class I SAM-dependent methyltransferase, with product MTRYDYDRYGHRYSGIRQTDPHIAAQIHAALGDARTVVNVGAGSGSYEPADRYVIAVEPSAVMRAQRKTPAIAGTADALPFDDGAFDAAMAVYTVHHWPDMGKGLRELRRVTRGQVVIMTSDPEALDQYWNIRYFPEVVAAEKRRYPPLDFLRTALGGRVEIRDIQIPLDCIDGFQEAFYGRPEAFLQEEVRKAQSAWGFVPAEQHPIIVQRLADDLASGEWDRQYGHYRTQPTWVGSIRLVIGH from the coding sequence ATGACCCGTTATGACTACGACCGGTACGGCCACCGTTATTCCGGTATCCGGCAAACGGACCCGCACATCGCCGCCCAGATCCACGCGGCCCTGGGCGACGCCCGGACCGTGGTAAACGTGGGCGCCGGGTCGGGATCGTACGAACCGGCGGATCGCTATGTCATCGCCGTGGAGCCCTCCGCGGTCATGCGCGCGCAACGGAAGACGCCTGCCATTGCGGGCACCGCCGATGCCCTTCCCTTTGATGACGGTGCTTTCGACGCGGCCATGGCCGTATATACCGTGCACCATTGGCCGGATATGGGCAAAGGTCTGCGCGAACTCCGCCGCGTTACCCGTGGCCAGGTGGTCATCATGACCTCCGATCCCGAGGCCCTGGACCAATATTGGAACATTCGTTATTTTCCCGAAGTCGTGGCCGCCGAAAAACGGCGGTATCCACCGCTCGATTTTCTACGCACGGCCCTGGGCGGTCGCGTGGAAATCCGGGATATACAGATCCCCCTCGATTGTATCGACGGTTTTCAGGAGGCTTTCTACGGCAGACCGGAAGCCTTTCTTCAGGAAGAAGTCCGCAAGGCCCAGTCGGCCTGGGGATTTGTACCGGCGGAGCAGCACCCCATTATCGTGCAGCGGCTGGCGGATGACCTGGCTTCCGGCGAATGGGACCGGCAGTATGGGCATTACAGGACACAGCCCACTTGGGTGGGGTCGATCCGGCTCGTGATAGGGCATTAG
- a CDS encoding 5' nucleotidase, NT5C type, whose translation MKRSLAIDMDETMADTTKEINRWYEREFGQALTEEELHAKDFGKAVPPERAGVVKRFLNTPGFFRHLEPFPDAIDVVRELNKRYEVFIVSAAMEFPNSLKDKVEWLDEFFPFLNWRQYCLCGDKSVVQTDLMIDDRSRNFIHLKDARTYLYTAHHNVLETAYERVNNWQEVATRLL comes from the coding sequence ATGAAACGCTCATTAGCGATCGACATGGATGAAACCATGGCCGACACCACAAAGGAGATCAACCGTTGGTACGAACGGGAGTTCGGTCAGGCATTGACGGAAGAAGAGCTGCACGCCAAGGATTTCGGGAAGGCGGTGCCACCGGAGCGCGCGGGCGTTGTAAAAAGGTTCCTGAACACCCCGGGCTTTTTCAGACACCTGGAACCTTTTCCCGATGCCATCGACGTGGTCAGGGAACTCAACAAGCGATACGAGGTGTTTATCGTATCGGCCGCCATGGAATTCCCCAATAGTCTCAAGGACAAGGTGGAATGGCTGGATGAATTTTTCCCGTTCCTGAACTGGCGGCAATATTGCCTGTGCGGGGACAAAAGCGTGGTCCAGACCGACCTGATGATCGACGACCGGTCCAGGAACTTTATCCACCTCAAAGACGCCAGGACTTATTTGTACACCGCCCACCACAATGTGCTGGAAACGGCCTACGAAAGGGTCAATAACTGGCAGGAGGTGGCCACCAGGCTGTTGTAA
- a CDS encoding DUF4856 domain-containing protein encodes MKTHQAVLLIALILFGSCVKPNPIWSTYNPPATYVFNNVNDSAQVAVLDTLDNLSNNVNAANTSGRVVSAQVLQNILSHVSAYTSTAAAADLQAYTDSIALYSASTATASNGVAGRAGGYLFSPGGVVYGSLIQGTLISGILTYSIDRYLVDSVANGIDNSTVVPGYGTAMEHHWDEAFGLFGVPNGFPNYVQGVRYIGNFSNLIDKGQAFSTPLMTAFLTGRAAITHKDYGTKQTQVSAILAALEQLEAAAALHELNQADAAVASSQMQAAMADVSTALGFIRGLSYETVASRIITDVQIAQLETMVGYNLYNFVGNTTQESQVRALLGEVYGFTSTQMAAF; translated from the coding sequence ATGAAGACACACCAAGCCGTCCTTTTGATCGCCCTTATCCTGTTCGGTAGCTGCGTCAAGCCAAACCCCATTTGGTCGACCTATAACCCGCCGGCCACCTATGTTTTCAATAATGTCAACGACAGCGCCCAGGTGGCCGTGTTGGATACCCTGGACAATTTGAGCAACAACGTCAACGCCGCCAATACGTCCGGCAGGGTGGTGAGCGCACAGGTGTTACAAAACATCCTTAGTCACGTTTCCGCGTATACCAGTACCGCGGCCGCCGCGGACCTCCAGGCATATACCGACAGCATCGCCCTGTACAGCGCTTCCACGGCCACCGCCTCCAATGGCGTTGCCGGCCGGGCGGGCGGGTACCTCTTTTCTCCCGGTGGTGTCGTGTACGGCAGCCTGATCCAGGGCACGCTGATCAGCGGCATCCTGACGTACAGCATCGACCGTTACCTGGTGGATTCAGTCGCCAACGGCATCGACAATTCCACCGTGGTCCCGGGCTATGGCACGGCCATGGAACACCATTGGGACGAGGCCTTTGGCTTGTTTGGCGTGCCCAATGGCTTTCCCAATTATGTCCAGGGCGTGCGGTATATCGGTAATTTCTCCAACCTGATCGACAAGGGACAAGCCTTTAGTACCCCCCTCATGACGGCCTTTCTCACCGGGCGGGCGGCCATTACCCATAAAGACTATGGCACCAAGCAAACCCAGGTTTCCGCGATCCTGGCGGCCCTCGAACAACTGGAGGCTGCGGCCGCCCTGCACGAGCTTAACCAGGCCGACGCGGCGGTCGCCTCCAGCCAAATGCAGGCTGCTATGGCGGACGTATCCACAGCGCTTGGGTTTATACGCGGGCTGTCGTATGAAACCGTTGCGTCAAGGATTATTACCGACGTCCAGATCGCACAGTTGGAAACCATGGTGGGGTACAATCTGTATAACTTTGTCGGAAACACGACCCAGGAATCGCAGGTCCGGGCTTTGCTGGGTGAGGTCTACGGCTTTACCTCAACGCAGATGGCGGCGTTCTAA
- the odhB gene encoding 2-oxoglutarate dehydrogenase complex dihydrolipoyllysine-residue succinyltransferase, with product MTDIKVPAVGESISEVTLTKWVKQTGAYVERDEVIAELESEKATFELNAVEAGVLQTRVGEGETVKIGAVVAQIDEKAAKPAGSAAAAAPAAGAAGSAAGAATAVASAAPAAVAAPAAVAVGKGVLDMKVPTVGESISEVTLVRWVAAEGALVRRDEVICELESEKATFELNAEESGKLSHVAKEGDVLKIGDVVAKIDTDVAVPVAAAGAAAGAATGTAAKSAAPGATAAGTTAAAGATAASGTASSNGTDAKATPVAAAIMADKKVSPSDVTPTGFQGRILKSDVLEALAHPGKKPGAALFTRDERKEKMSNLRKTISRRLVEAKNTTAMLTTFNEVDMTRINEVRAKYKDKFKEKYGVGLGFMSFFTKAVCFALQEWPAVNAYIDGDSIIYHDFCDISIAVSTPKGLVVPVIRNAESLGMAGIEAKVVELATKARDGKLSMEEMTGGTFTITNGGVFGSLMSTPIINPPQSAILGMHKIQERPMAINGQVVVRPMMYIALSYDHRVIDGRESVSFLVRVKEFLENPELLLIGKDPVKTLLEL from the coding sequence ATGACCGATATTAAAGTCCCTGCAGTAGGGGAGTCCATCAGCGAAGTTACTTTGACGAAATGGGTGAAACAGACAGGCGCCTATGTAGAGCGGGATGAGGTGATTGCCGAGCTGGAAAGCGAAAAGGCCACCTTCGAGCTCAACGCCGTCGAGGCAGGTGTTTTGCAGACGCGCGTAGGAGAGGGGGAGACGGTAAAAATTGGTGCGGTTGTGGCGCAGATTGATGAGAAGGCGGCGAAGCCGGCGGGCTCCGCTGCTGCGGCTGCGCCCGCCGCTGGCGCCGCTGGTTCTGCCGCCGGCGCCGCCACTGCTGTTGCGAGCGCCGCCCCTGCGGCCGTCGCGGCCCCCGCGGCCGTCGCCGTCGGCAAAGGCGTCCTCGACATGAAGGTCCCCACCGTCGGTGAATCCATCAGCGAAGTCACCCTGGTCCGCTGGGTCGCCGCCGAAGGCGCCCTGGTGCGCAGGGACGAGGTCATCTGCGAATTGGAAAGTGAAAAAGCCACCTTCGAGCTTAACGCTGAGGAAAGCGGGAAGCTGAGCCACGTGGCGAAAGAAGGAGACGTACTGAAGATCGGCGACGTTGTTGCCAAGATAGATACTGATGTGGCGGTGCCTGTGGCTGCCGCGGGCGCTGCAGCCGGTGCCGCGACCGGCACCGCTGCCAAATCCGCCGCCCCCGGTGCCACGGCCGCCGGGACGACTGCTGCCGCCGGCGCAACCGCCGCCTCTGGCACCGCCTCCTCCAACGGCACAGACGCCAAAGCCACCCCCGTGGCCGCCGCGATCATGGCTGACAAAAAGGTGAGCCCCTCGGACGTCACGCCGACGGGTTTCCAGGGCCGCATCCTGAAGAGCGACGTGCTCGAAGCTCTCGCCCATCCCGGTAAAAAGCCCGGCGCTGCTCTTTTTACGCGCGATGAGCGGAAGGAAAAGATGAGCAACCTGCGCAAAACCATCTCCCGCCGCCTGGTCGAAGCTAAAAATACCACCGCCATGCTCACCACCTTTAACGAGGTGGACATGACGCGCATCAACGAGGTCCGCGCCAAATACAAAGACAAGTTCAAAGAAAAATACGGTGTCGGCCTCGGCTTTATGAGCTTTTTCACGAAGGCCGTTTGTTTTGCCCTCCAGGAATGGCCCGCCGTCAACGCCTATATCGACGGCGACTCCATCATCTACCACGACTTCTGTGACATTTCCATAGCCGTCAGCACCCCCAAGGGGCTGGTGGTCCCCGTCATCCGCAACGCCGAAAGCCTCGGTATGGCCGGGATCGAAGCCAAGGTCGTCGAACTCGCCACCAAGGCCAGGGACGGCAAACTCAGCATGGAAGAGATGACAGGAGGTACGTTTACCATCACCAACGGAGGGGTTTTTGGCTCGCTGATGTCAACCCCCATCATCAACCCGCCCCAGTCCGCCATCCTTGGGATGCACAAGATCCAGGAACGGCCCATGGCCATCAACGGCCAGGTGGTCGTCCGTCCCATGATGTACATCGCCCTGAGCTATGACCACCGTGTCATCGACGGCCGTGAATCCGTCAGCTTCCTGGTGCGTGTCAAGGAATTCCTGGAAAACCCCGAGCTGCTGCTGATCGGGAAGGATCCGGTGAAGACCCTGCTCGAACTATGA
- a CDS encoding 2-oxoglutarate dehydrogenase E1 component, with translation MQDFSYITQSHPAYVEGLYQQYAKDPQSVDPEFRKFFEGFDFAVSTGAPAAPALNGKAPGALDKEFAVYQLILAYRKKGHLVAKTNPIRERKDRHANLDLKYFGLSESDLSTEFEAGRFINLGRATLQSIVAFLKKVYTGSIGIEFTYINDQEQLDWMTKAVETDLQQPVPLDQKRRIMEKLNEGVIFEKFLHTKYIGQKRFGLEGGESTIPAMDAIIHTAAENDVQEVVIGMAHRGRLNILANIMGKTYEQIFSEFEGQVPTDSTMGSGDVKYHLGFRGEYTNGGEKKVNLQLCPNPSHLEVVDPVVAGFSRSKADILYDSDFDKILPILIHGDAAVAGQGVIYELLQMWNLRGYYVGGTLHFVINNQIGFTTDFDDARSADYCTSIASMVKAPVLHVNGDDAEAVVKASTLATLFRQKFNKDIFLDMVCYRRHGHNEGDEPKFTQPQLYALIDKHPDPREVYTQYLLANGEADAKDLAKEMEKQFWDELQKRLDEIKQHPKPYTFQKPELEWQALRKAQPADFEQSPDTAIAEEQFRALFKGIMQWPAEFKPLKKVEKLLQDKIKLFETEGKVDWATGELLAYGSLLVEQKDVRLSGEDVKRGTFSHRHAVIYDENTNAEYNRLGHLQDNQGAFRIYNSLLSEFAVLGFEFGYALGSPNALVLWEAQYGDFVNGAQTVIDQYVTSAEQKWTTQNGMVMLLPHGYEGGGPDHSSARMERFLQSCAEYNMVVTNITTSANFFHALRRQLTWPFRKPMVNFAPKANLRHPGSYSTMDEFLKGGFREVLDDSFVKKADVKKVLLCSGKIYFELLERQQKDKRRDVAVVRLEQLYPLPYRQLEALYKQYAKATWFWVQEEPLNMGAASFLQMNLKGIPFGVISRQASASTATGYGKVHNKEQAEIIDTAFNI, from the coding sequence ATGCAAGACTTTTCGTACATTACACAGTCGCACCCGGCCTATGTGGAAGGGCTCTATCAGCAGTACGCCAAAGATCCCCAGAGTGTCGATCCGGAGTTCAGAAAATTTTTTGAAGGTTTTGATTTTGCCGTATCCACCGGGGCTCCTGCCGCCCCCGCCCTCAATGGCAAGGCGCCCGGCGCCCTCGACAAGGAATTTGCCGTATACCAGCTCATCCTGGCCTACCGGAAAAAAGGCCACCTGGTCGCCAAGACCAACCCCATCCGCGAGCGCAAGGACCGGCACGCCAACCTGGACCTCAAGTACTTCGGGCTCAGCGAATCGGACCTCTCTACCGAATTTGAAGCAGGCCGGTTTATCAACCTGGGGCGAGCCACCTTGCAATCGATTGTGGCCTTCCTCAAAAAGGTCTACACCGGTTCGATCGGGATCGAGTTCACGTATATCAACGACCAGGAACAACTGGACTGGATGACCAAGGCGGTGGAAACCGACCTGCAGCAGCCCGTGCCCCTCGACCAGAAGCGCCGGATCATGGAAAAGCTCAACGAAGGCGTGATCTTCGAAAAGTTTCTTCATACCAAATATATCGGTCAGAAGCGTTTTGGCCTGGAAGGAGGCGAGAGCACGATTCCCGCCATGGACGCCATCATCCATACGGCGGCGGAAAACGACGTGCAGGAAGTGGTGATCGGGATGGCGCACCGCGGCCGTCTGAACATCCTGGCCAATATCATGGGGAAAACCTATGAGCAGATCTTTAGCGAATTCGAAGGCCAGGTGCCCACGGACTCGACCATGGGCAGCGGGGACGTAAAATATCACCTGGGTTTCCGGGGTGAGTATACCAACGGGGGCGAGAAAAAGGTCAACCTCCAGCTTTGCCCCAACCCCTCCCACCTGGAGGTCGTCGACCCCGTGGTGGCGGGTTTTTCCCGGTCCAAGGCCGACATCCTGTACGACAGCGACTTTGACAAAATACTGCCCATCCTGATCCATGGCGACGCCGCCGTGGCCGGGCAAGGGGTCATCTACGAACTCCTCCAGATGTGGAACCTGAGGGGCTACTATGTCGGGGGCACGCTTCACTTCGTCATCAACAACCAGATCGGTTTTACCACCGACTTTGACGACGCCCGCAGCGCCGATTATTGTACCTCTATCGCGTCCATGGTCAAGGCGCCCGTCCTCCACGTCAACGGCGACGACGCCGAGGCCGTGGTCAAGGCGTCCACGCTGGCCACCCTTTTCCGTCAAAAGTTTAACAAGGACATTTTCCTGGACATGGTGTGCTACCGCCGCCACGGCCACAACGAAGGGGACGAGCCCAAGTTCACCCAGCCCCAGCTCTACGCCCTGATCGACAAACACCCGGACCCCCGCGAAGTGTATACGCAATACCTCCTCGCGAACGGTGAAGCCGACGCCAAAGACCTGGCGAAGGAAATGGAAAAGCAATTCTGGGACGAGCTGCAAAAACGCCTCGACGAGATCAAGCAGCACCCCAAACCCTATACGTTCCAAAAACCCGAGTTGGAATGGCAGGCCCTGAGAAAGGCCCAGCCCGCCGATTTCGAACAATCCCCGGACACCGCCATCGCCGAGGAACAGTTCCGCGCCCTGTTCAAAGGGATCATGCAATGGCCAGCGGAATTCAAACCCCTGAAAAAGGTCGAAAAGCTCCTCCAGGACAAGATCAAGCTGTTCGAAACCGAAGGCAAGGTCGACTGGGCCACGGGTGAGCTCCTCGCCTACGGCAGCCTGCTGGTCGAGCAAAAAGACGTCCGTCTCAGCGGTGAAGACGTCAAAAGGGGCACCTTCTCCCACCGTCACGCGGTGATCTATGACGAAAACACCAATGCGGAATACAACCGCCTGGGGCACCTCCAGGACAACCAGGGGGCTTTCCGGATTTATAATTCCCTCCTGAGCGAATTTGCCGTCCTCGGTTTCGAGTTCGGATACGCGCTCGGCAGCCCCAACGCCCTGGTGCTTTGGGAAGCCCAGTACGGAGACTTTGTCAACGGTGCCCAAACCGTCATCGACCAATACGTGACCAGCGCCGAACAAAAGTGGACGACCCAGAACGGGATGGTCATGTTATTGCCCCACGGGTACGAAGGCGGGGGACCGGACCATTCCAGTGCGCGGATGGAACGCTTTCTACAAAGCTGTGCGGAATACAACATGGTCGTCACGAACATCACGACGTCCGCCAACTTTTTCCATGCCCTCCGGCGCCAGCTCACCTGGCCGTTCCGCAAACCCATGGTGAACTTCGCCCCCAAGGCCAACCTCCGGCACCCCGGTTCCTATTCCACCATGGATGAATTTCTGAAAGGTGGTTTCCGGGAAGTGCTCGACGACTCCTTTGTGAAAAAAGCAGACGTGAAAAAAGTACTGCTTTGCAGCGGAAAGATCTATTTCGAACTCCTGGAAAGACAACAGAAGGACAAGCGCCGGGACGTGGCTGTCGTCCGTCTCGAACAACTATATCCGCTGCCCTACCGTCAGCTCGAAGCGCTGTACAAGCAGTACGCCAAAGCGACCTGGTTCTGGGTACAGGAAGAGCCGCTCAACATGGGCGCCGCTTCCTTCCTGCAGATGAACCTCAAGGGGATCCCCTTCGGCGTCATCAGCCGCCAGGCCAGCGCATCCACGGCTACCGGTTACGGCAAGGTGCACAACAAGGAACAGGCAGAGATCATCGACACGGCTTTCAATATTTAA